The genome window gGGAGATTTGTAGAAAGCCTAAAAGTAGTTCCTTACCTTTGATCATAAGGTACATCTGAGTGGCCGTGAGATAtaagggaaaggaaaaaaaacatgcatctgGTACAAACTGTGTCaaatgtttgcctttttttacaaaacaaatgctCTAATTGACAGGATCGCAAatggaaatagaaaaaaaaggttttgagaCATTGGTCTAAAATGTCCTTGTGTGCTCGGATGGAAGTCCAAAACATCCACAGAACCAAAGTGCAATGCAGATAAGGGTGTCCAAACACTTTTGGTCATATagattatatgtttttttttgttttgtttcatgttccATTGCTCTGATGGCCATCTCCTGGGacttctcccctttttttcacGGCTGACTTCACTCGTACACATGCACAGAGCCGATGATCGAAATGCAAAGGGAGCAGAGGTTGCAGACTCGAAGGAAACCGGGATTAAATGAGAGCGAAATACAAAAGGGAAGTGTCATACAGGAGCAGTAGGTcttgggggtggggggagaaTCCCTGGCCTGAGGAGGAAACAGTCGAGTCAACACTCTGTAGGCATCCACTGTACCGCAGTGTCGTCCTGCCGCCCCATCCGGCACAGAGAGCTGCAGTACTGCAAAGTGTGAAgggagcgagaggaggaggggaggaggggagaagagaggagggggaggggggtacCGCACTGTCGTTACGAGTCCAAGTGGAGAAGGCAGGAGGAGAGACGCATTATTGCAGTAGCCTTACAGTGCCACAGCACTTTGCACGGGCGAAACTACCGCACAACACGCACatccgagagagagagagagagagagacagagagagacagagatagagagagagagagagagagaggtgggggtgACAGAAATCCAAGACAGACAACTGAATTCTCATGACTGGACTTTTTCTGTCTTGTTCTTTCTTCCCTTAATTTTTGAAATTGCACGCATTTTGCCAGCAGCTCTCAGAAGAGGCAACTCGAGcgagcagccaatcagcgcTGCGCCtcagcctccagcagcagcagctttgtaaGGACTCCATAAAGCCAGCATCATCACTCGGACGAGCTGGAAGCAGCATCCGTGGGATTTTCCCCCCTTATTTTTTATGACTATTCATCCTGCATGGATTATAATTCAGAAGTACTTTTCTCCTGATCTCCTTCACTTCCTGCTCACACAGTGAATTATCACCTGAGCCGTTTTTAACGTGTCTCGGTATTGCGGTACTTTTGCTTTGCTGACGACTTGCGGTATAAACGCACCGCTAGAAGATCTGCTCCACTGCGCCAAGAGTCCCCCTCCTCTGCTCACTGACCGCTCTCCACTTCACTCACTTCACTCACTGAGAAATTGGACTTTTTGTTTTGCGCCACTGCTTGGAAATCCtagtctctttttttctgtgatcctgctgttgtttttttcctcttcctcttcttcttcttcttcttcttcttgtactTCAgaccctccctctcctgcttcccctcatcctcttcctcctcctcctcctcctcctccgctggcCGTGAGTCAGTTCAAACAGCTGCATAGAAGATGTGAGTATTAATGCGGCTTTTCTGCTGCGCTCTTTTCACTACAACACAATGAAAAACCTCTCTCGAGCTGCACTTGATGAAAATGCATTCGAGCCAGCTCGTTTCCTTGCATGTTTTTTGCCATTGAGGGGCTCTGAAACTGAACTGATTTATTTCAGCTTGATGGATTTTGCTGACGCAAGTGAAATTTTCCGTCACAGCACCACTGAATTATGTATGCAGGGTTTGACTGCTGCCACTCTAGAGCCTTGGGTTGAGTTATTTTGAGCTTTTTAGATCATTTTACACCAGagattggagaaaaaaaaaatgttatatctCATAGTGGTTCAGAGGGTTTGAGCTCACCATCACCTGCTTTGTTGTCAAATGACTGATGCTTCATGACTTTCTTGTCCCGCTGCTGCAGTGGCTGTGATTTATATTGAATGGCCCACCAAGGCATGATCCGCTGAGGAGCTTGTTTGCTCAGTTTCAAACCTCCTGTACccatccctcctctcccctctgctGGATTAACCCTTTCACTCTTTCCACACCTCACTTTCCAGCCTTACCTTCTCCTCTAAATCCGGCCCAGCTCACTGTAATCCATCACAAGAACTTCTCCCCTCTTTTGTTCCCACCATAATCTCTTGCTCTCAGAGGACTTTCTGTTACTCGCTTTCCATCTGCGGCCTATATTTTCTTTCTCACCGTTGCATCTTCTTTTTATATCCTACCCCCATCCTTCACCTGCTCTTTTtttcatcctctctcatcctcatcctctcaACCCCTTTACCTCGCTTGCATAATGTGCAGTGGTCTCCTTCTGTTATGTGCTGAAGGTTAGATCTCAGCGTTGTTTTCTTCCAATGAGAATAAAATTAACTGCTCTCTACATGAGATGAACATACATCAGTTATCAGAATATCAACTCAAtgcctcgtcctcgtcctcctcgtgcTTCATCTTAGGTCCGCCCCAGATGCTGCCGCAGCCCCCGGTGCTCCTGGAGCCCCCGGTGCAGATGGAGCCCCAGGCGGCGGCCCACCTGCAGGCCCACCCAATACCTCCAGCAACCGCAGGCTACAGCAGACACAGGCCCAAGTCGaggaggtgagctgcagcaggccCGATGCGTCAGTCGAAAAATATCTGGACTCCCTGTACATGCACAGTGCTTAAACCAGAGACAATCAAGCATGTAAAATGAGATGTTGTTGCTTATATGTTCTCTGGAAAAGTCTGTTCTTATTCTATCCTATTAAAATGGATTGTTATAAATTCCTTTCCAGACCCTTAAAATACAAGCTGAGTTAAGCAAAACGTCCCTTTTTTTAAGCCTTTCACAGTAAGCCatattttcacttgttttgttgtgataACAAAAAGGAGAAAGCTCATTTGACTAATGACCAAGTAACTCATAAACTACAAGGAGTTACATCAAATGACTGGGTTGAgactttttgcatttttaaaagaaaatcgaCTTTggataagaataaataaaagatggATATGTGGACTCAAAAGTTTGTGCAGCCACATGTTTTGACAgtttccaaaataaatgtgGGGTTTTTACCTCgaacagagaaagaaatcagTGGGGCTTTTTCCTTAACATACTAAATATAGCCTAGCACGTAATGCTGCAATTTGCAAATGCATAGCAACTACTCATTCATGATATATGATGTAGCTTCAGAAAGCCTTTTGTCCCCCGTGCTGCTTTCCTTTAACCATGCTTGTCATCCTctttgtctcccccccccccaacctaCCACACCCCTGCCAAATGCCTTCTCATCCTCGCCACTGTGGGATAGGTGGTGGACATCATGAGGGTGAATGTCGACAAGGTTTTGGAAAGGGACCAGAAGCTTT of Sparus aurata chromosome 17, fSpaAur1.1, whole genome shotgun sequence contains these proteins:
- the LOC115567228 gene encoding vesicle-associated membrane protein 1-like, which codes for MSAPDAAAAPGAPGAPGADGAPGGGPPAGPPNTSSNRRLQQTQAQVEEVVDIMRVNVDKVLERDQKLSELDDRADALQAGASQFESCAAKLKNKYWWKNCKMMIMMGIIGVIVVGIIFLYFFY